From one Musa acuminata AAA Group cultivar baxijiao chromosome BXJ2-6, Cavendish_Baxijiao_AAA, whole genome shotgun sequence genomic stretch:
- the LOC135613623 gene encoding myb-related protein 308-like: MGRSPCCEKAHTNKGAWTKEEDQKLIAYIKAHGEGCWRSLPSAAGLLRCGKSCRLRWINYLRPDLKRGNFTEEEDALIIKLHGLLGNKWSLIAGRLPGRTDNEIKNYWNTHIKRKLLSRGIDPQTHRPTTGAATLTAPQRQGVFIPITVPRDTAVSDSADDGRMSSDASHDEDRDRCLDLDLSMSLLPHRSPKQSPPSESPTTSTAAATPSTSSYTGGICLCCHLGFQSCGACSGQPIPNPHVFRYFRPLEEGQGID, encoded by the exons ATGGGGAGGTCCCCGTGCTGTGAGAAGGCTCACACCAACAAGGGAGCATGGACCAAGGAAGAGGACCAGAAGCTGATCGCGTACATCAAAGCCCATGGTGAAGGCTGCTGGAGATCGCTCCCCAGCGCTGCAG GTTTGctcagatgtggcaagagctgccGGCTCAGGTGGATAAACTATCTCCGACCTGATCTCAAGCGCGGCAATTTTACGGAGGAGGAAGATGCGCTCATCATCAAACTCCATGGATTGCTTGGGAACAA GTGGTCTCTGATAGCTGGGCGATTACCCGGGAGgacggacaacgagatcaagaactactggaacacccacATCAAACGAAAGCTGCTCAGTCGAGGCATCGACCCTCAGACCCACCGGCCGACCACCGGCGCCGCCACCCTCACCGCTCCACAACGGCAAGGCGTCTTCATTCCTATCACCGTGCCACGAGACACGGCCGTCTCAGACTCCGCCGACGACGGCCGCATGAGCAGCGACGCGAGCCATGACGAGGACCGCGACCGCTGCCTCGACCTCGACCTCTCCATGAGCCTGCTGCCTCATCGCTCCCCGAAACAGTCTCCTCCTTCGGAGTCTCCGACAACGTCCACCGCAGCAGCAACACCATCCACGAGCAGCTACACCGGAGGCATATGCCTGTGCTGCCATCTCGGATTCCAAAGCTGTGGGGCTTGCAGTGGCCAACCCATCCCGAATCCACATGTCTTCAGATACTTCAGACCATTGGAAGAAGGGCAAGGCATAGATTAG